In Elaeis guineensis isolate ETL-2024a chromosome 1, EG11, whole genome shotgun sequence, a genomic segment contains:
- the LOC105032265 gene encoding transcription termination factor MTERF8, chloroplastic isoform X2 — MLRSLIRWHPLRSIPSLLRFLHHPILKSPKEPATATATVSYLINSCGLSLSAALSAAKKVQFKSTANPDAVLALLKDHGFTKPQIANLVSKHPSLLAFRPQKTIKPKLDFFVGIGYSGADLGKLISADPNLLLASLEKKLVRNFDLLKTLLGSSEAVVSAVAGTSRLLRYDLNAMMLPNMETLRDHGVPGPKVIQLAATYPRVLMKKRDRFTETVELLKGMGMKPKSTMFILAINAMLGLTPATWERKLAVYRSLGWSEKETLLAFMKHPFCMLASDQNIRKSMEFFVNKLNWEPTFLAARPKLLSFSLEKRIIPRCSVLGVLLSKGLVRSKFGVHTLMITEKDFLAKYVIKYGKQIPEVLEAYQGKLEFVGIEAGNQCKQKKGGWGSKKHMEIGSCERVSFLTSCRDVEAGLWDTDKYSVR; from the exons ATGCTTCGCTCGCTCATCCGATGGCACCCCCTCCGCTCCATTCCAAGCCTCCTCCGTTTCCTCCACCACCCAATCCTCAAATCTCCCAAAGAACCTGCCACCGCCACCGCCACCGTCTCCTACCTCATCAACTCCTGCGGCCTCTCCCTCTCCGCCGCCCTCTCCGCCGCTAAAAAGGTCCAGTTCAAATCCACCGCCAACCCCGACGCAGTGCTCGCCCTCCTCAAAGACCATGGCTTCACCAAGCCCCAGATCGCCAACCTTGTCTCCAAGCACCCGTCCCTCCTCGCCTTCCGCCCGCAAAAAACCATCAAACCCAAGCTCGATTTCTTCGTGGGCATCGGCTACTCCGGCGCCGATCTCGGCAAGCTCATCTCCGCCGACCCCAATCTCCTCCTGGCCAGCCTCGAGAAAAAGCTCGTTCGCAACTTCGACCTGCTCAAGACCCTCCTCGGCTCGTCGGAGGCCGTCGTCTCCGCGGTCGCCGGTACCTCCCGTCTTCTCCGGTACGACCTCAATGCCATGATGCTGCCTAATATGGAGACGTTGCGAGATCATGGAGTCCCTGGGCCAAAGGTTATCCAGCTAGCTGCAACGTATCCACGGGTGCTGATGAAGAAGCGCGATCGGTTCACAGAGACTGTAGAATTGCTCAAAGGAATGGGGATGAAACCGAAGTCGACGATGTTCATTCTCGCTATCAATGCAATGCTGGGGTTGACTCCGGCGACATGGGAGAGGAAGCTGGCGGTTTATAGGAGTTTAGGATGGTCTGAGAAGGAGACTCTCTTGGCCTTCATGAAGCACCCGTTCTGTATGCTGGCATCAGACCAGAACATCAGGAAATCGATGGAGTTCTTTGTGAATAAGCTGAATTGGGAGCCGACGTTTCTAGCAGCGCGGCCGAAGCTGCTGTCTTTCAGTCTTGAGAAGAGGATCATTCCAAGGTGCTCGGTTTTGGGCGTTTTGTTGTCGAAGGGATTGGTGAGGAGCAAATTTGGTGTGCACACCTTGATGATAACTGAGAAGGACTTCTTGGCAAAGTATGTGATCAAGTATGGGAAGCAGATCCCTGAGGTGCTTGAGGCTTACCAGGGAAAATTGGAATTTGTAGGGATCGAGGCAGGGAATCAATGTAAACAAAAAAAGGGAGGCTGGGGATCAAAGAAACATATGGAAATTGGCAGTTGTGAAAGAGTTTCATTCTTGACTTCCTGTAG AGATGTGGAAGCTGGATTATGGGATACAGATAAATATTCTGTTCGTTGA
- the LOC105032265 gene encoding transcription termination factor MTERF8, chloroplastic isoform X1 — MLRSLIRWHPLRSIPSLLRFLHHPILKSPKEPATATATVSYLINSCGLSLSAALSAAKKVQFKSTANPDAVLALLKDHGFTKPQIANLVSKHPSLLAFRPQKTIKPKLDFFVGIGYSGADLGKLISADPNLLLASLEKKLVRNFDLLKTLLGSSEAVVSAVAGTSRLLRYDLNAMMLPNMETLRDHGVPGPKVIQLAATYPRVLMKKRDRFTETVELLKGMGMKPKSTMFILAINAMLGLTPATWERKLAVYRSLGWSEKETLLAFMKHPFCMLASDQNIRKSMEFFVNKLNWEPTFLAARPKLLSFSLEKRIIPRCSVLGVLLSKGLVRSKFGVHTLMITEKDFLAKYVIKYGKQIPEVLEAYQGKLEFVGIEAGNQCKQKKGGWGSKKHMEIGSCERVSFLTSCSALPLAPISSLCSELSGKYFLHC; from the exons ATGCTTCGCTCGCTCATCCGATGGCACCCCCTCCGCTCCATTCCAAGCCTCCTCCGTTTCCTCCACCACCCAATCCTCAAATCTCCCAAAGAACCTGCCACCGCCACCGCCACCGTCTCCTACCTCATCAACTCCTGCGGCCTCTCCCTCTCCGCCGCCCTCTCCGCCGCTAAAAAGGTCCAGTTCAAATCCACCGCCAACCCCGACGCAGTGCTCGCCCTCCTCAAAGACCATGGCTTCACCAAGCCCCAGATCGCCAACCTTGTCTCCAAGCACCCGTCCCTCCTCGCCTTCCGCCCGCAAAAAACCATCAAACCCAAGCTCGATTTCTTCGTGGGCATCGGCTACTCCGGCGCCGATCTCGGCAAGCTCATCTCCGCCGACCCCAATCTCCTCCTGGCCAGCCTCGAGAAAAAGCTCGTTCGCAACTTCGACCTGCTCAAGACCCTCCTCGGCTCGTCGGAGGCCGTCGTCTCCGCGGTCGCCGGTACCTCCCGTCTTCTCCGGTACGACCTCAATGCCATGATGCTGCCTAATATGGAGACGTTGCGAGATCATGGAGTCCCTGGGCCAAAGGTTATCCAGCTAGCTGCAACGTATCCACGGGTGCTGATGAAGAAGCGCGATCGGTTCACAGAGACTGTAGAATTGCTCAAAGGAATGGGGATGAAACCGAAGTCGACGATGTTCATTCTCGCTATCAATGCAATGCTGGGGTTGACTCCGGCGACATGGGAGAGGAAGCTGGCGGTTTATAGGAGTTTAGGATGGTCTGAGAAGGAGACTCTCTTGGCCTTCATGAAGCACCCGTTCTGTATGCTGGCATCAGACCAGAACATCAGGAAATCGATGGAGTTCTTTGTGAATAAGCTGAATTGGGAGCCGACGTTTCTAGCAGCGCGGCCGAAGCTGCTGTCTTTCAGTCTTGAGAAGAGGATCATTCCAAGGTGCTCGGTTTTGGGCGTTTTGTTGTCGAAGGGATTGGTGAGGAGCAAATTTGGTGTGCACACCTTGATGATAACTGAGAAGGACTTCTTGGCAAAGTATGTGATCAAGTATGGGAAGCAGATCCCTGAGGTGCTTGAGGCTTACCAGGGAAAATTGGAATTTGTAGGGATCGAGGCAGGGAATCAATGTAAACAAAAAAAGGGAGGCTGGGGATCAAAGAAACATATGGAAATTGGCAGTTGTGAAAGAGTTTCATTCTTGACTTCCTGTAG TGCATTGCCTTTGGCTCCAATTTCTAGTCTTTGCAGTGAATTAAGTGGGAAATACTTTCTGCACTGTTAA